ATCCGCCCGCCGAAAACGAAGAATGCGTTCAGTGCGACCTCGCCGATGCCAGCGCCGTCAACAGTCTCGTGGCCGGTTGCGATGCGATCGTGCATCTCGGCGGCATCTCCGTCGAGCGGCCCTTCTCGGAGATTCTCGACGCCAACATCCTCGGCCTCTACAACCTCTACGAGGCGGCTCGCGCCCACCATCAGCCACGCATCCTGTTCGCCAGCACCAACCACACGATCGGCTACTACCCGCAGAGCGAACGGCTCGGCCCAGATGCGCCTTATCGGCCGGACGGACTTTACGGCGTCTCCAAATGCTTCGGCGAAGCGCTTGCCCGGATGTATTTCGACAAGTTCGGCCAGGAGACTGCCCTGCTCCGGATCGGCTCCTGCGTGCCGGAACCGGTCAACTACCGCATGCTCTCCACCTGGCTCTCGCACGACGATTTCGCCTCCCTGACCGAGGCCGTGTTCCGCGCGCCCGTTCTCGGCTGCCC
The nucleotide sequence above comes from Ensifer adhaerens. Encoded proteins:
- a CDS encoding NAD-dependent epimerase/dehydratase family protein, with protein sequence MERLLITGAAGQLGRVMRKKLAPLAKTIRLSDRAPLDPPAENEECVQCDLADASAVNSLVAGCDAIVHLGGISVERPFSEILDANILGLYNLYEAARAHHQPRILFASTNHTIGYYPQSERLGPDAPYRPDGLYGVSKCFGEALARMYFDKFGQETALLRIGSCVPEPVNYRMLSTWLSHDDFASLTEAVFRAPVLGCPVIWGASANDAGWWDNSHIGWLGWRPKDNAEVFRDKVAANSPKPQPSDALVRYQGGAFVDDPIFEE